CCGCAAGGGAATATCCTGCAACCGGAAGCCGATCATTGTCGTCGGGTGCAATTGCAGCAACCTGTTATTGGCTATGACCAAATTCAACAAATTGCAGGTTTATTAAAGACGGATACTGTTTCGCTTAACTTTGAAACGGATGCTTCAATTGATTACAAGGATTTGATGGACCGCTTATTCACTCAAGTGGATGATTGCCTAGAAGCGGGGGCTGAGGTCTTGGTATTGTCAGACAGAGGTGTTAATACTAATCATGCCGCTATTCCCGCGTTGCTTGCTTCATCGGCCGTCCATCATTATCTTATTCGCCAGGGGATAAGGACAAAAGTCAGTTTGATTATTGAAACGGCAGAGGCACGGGACGTGCATCAAATGGCGATGCTGCTTGGATTCGGAGCAGACGCTATGTATCCGTATCTTGGTGTGGCCACGCTTCATCAACTCATTGATGATGGTCATATTGAAGGGGTTTCGAAGGCAGATGCAACTCAAACCTATTTCTCTACTTTGACCACGGGTATTGTCAAGGTTATGTCAAAAATGGGAATATCAACAATTCAAAGTTATCGTGGTGCGCAAACGTTTGAAGCGGTCGGTATTGGTCAAGACGTGATTGAGCGCTATTTCACGGGAACGGTTTCGCAACTGGATGGCATTTCGTTAGAAGATATCTTTTCGGATGCCCTCAGACGACATCAGCAAGCCTTTGATGATTCAGCTGAAGCAACATTGGATTCCGGCAGTGACATGCAATGGCGCCGCGGTGGTGAGCATCATCAGCTCAATCCGAAGACCATCCATACGTTACAACAGGCTGCACGAAAAAATGATTATGAATTATATAAGCAATTTAGTGAATTAGCCAACCAAGAGAGTTTAGTTAATATCCGCGATTTATTGACGTTGAATAGCAACCGTCAGCCAGTTCCCATTGATGAAGTCGAGCCAGTTGAGGCGATTACGCGCCGGTTCAAATCCGGAGCGATGTCCTACGGTGCGTTAAGTCAAGAGGCTCACGAAGCGCTTGCGATTGCTATGAACATCATCGGCGGAAAAAGTAATAGCGGTGAAGGCGGTGAGGATCCAGAGCGTTACGAACTTGATGATGATGGCCTTGATCGAAAAAGTGCGATCAAACAAGTGGCATCAGGTAGATTCGGTGTGAGCAGTCACTATCTATCAAACGCTAACGAAATCCAAATCAAAATGGCCCAGGGGGCCAAACCAGGTGAAGGGGGGCAGCTCCCTTCCCATAAAGTTTATCCCTGGATAGCAGAGGTTCGCGGCACGACACCGGGTGTTGGGCTGATTTCACCGCCGCCTCACCATGATATTTATTCAATCGAGGATTTGGCTCAACTCATCCACGACTTGAAGCGGGCTAATCCAAAGGCGAGGATTAGTGTCAAACTGGTTGCGAAATCAGGTGTGGGTACGATTGCTGCCGGCGTTGCAAAGGGATTAGCTGATGTGATATTAATCAGTGGTCATGACGGTGGATCAGGAGCATCACCACGTTCAAGTATTAAGCATGCGGGCCTTCCGTGGGAATTAGGTTTGGCAGAAACCCAGCAAACATTGGTGTTAAATGGGCTGCGTGATCGAGTCACTATTGAAACTGACGGAAAAATGATGACGGGACGGGATGTGTTAATAGCTGCATCCTTAGGTGCTGAGGAATATGGCTTTTCAACCACTCCGCTGATTGCTCTTGGCTGTGTGATGATGCGAGCCTGTCACCTTGACACCTGTCCCGTTGGTGTTGCCACTCAAAATCCAGAGCTAAGAAAACGAATGATGGGAAAACCGGAACATGTCGTCAATTATTTGCAATTTATTGCACAAGAGATCCGGGAGCTGCTTGCTGAACTAGGATTTCGTACTCTTGATGAATTGATTGGTGACACATCGGTATTAGCCAAGAAATCAAAGCTGGATTCCCATTCTAAAGCTAAGCATCTTAACTTAGATCCATTGCTGCAACCCGTTGATGCGAATTTGGAGCGCCGATTTGCTCGTGAACAGGATCATCAATTGGAGCACAGTTTTGACTATCGGCACTTGCTCCCTGATTTTCAAGGCTTGATAGCTGAACAACAACCGATGATGAGACATTATGAGATTAATAATACTGACCGGGCTGTGGGTACCGTCTTAGGCCATCACATATCTAGTGAGCATGGGGCTGACGGTTTACCTGAAGACACGTTCCAAATGTCTTTCACTGGTTCGGCGGGGCAGAGTTTTGCAGCGTTTGTCCCTCAGGGCATGTCAATGTCAGTTGATGGTGATGCAAATGATTATCTTGGAAAGGGTCTATCGGGTGGCAAGGTGATGATTCGACCTGATATGAATATGCATAAGCCCGATGATCAGGTGATTGCCGGTAATGTAGCCTTCTTTGGTGCGACTAGCGGAGAGGCTTATATCCGTGGTCGTGCTGGCGAGCGTTTTTGTGTTAGAAATAGTGGTGCGCATGCCGTTGTTGAAGGTGTCGGCAATCATGGTTGTGAGTATATGACCGGTGGTACGGTGCTCGTACTTGGTGATATCGGCAAAAACTTTGCTGCTGGTATGACAGGTGGCCAGGCTTATATTATTCCTGATATAACAGACCATGATATGGCTGATCGTATCAATCGGGAAATGGTTGCCATTGAAACTGGATTGACTGATGACGAAGATGCTGAGATTAAAGCTATGCTTGAGGAGCATTTGCTATATACGGGAAGTCCGAAAGCTCGACAAATGTTGTCAAGATGGAACAAAATCAAGTCCATGGTGCTTAAGGTGATTCCAAAGGACTATCAAAATATGCTTCGAGCCATAACTGCATTAAAACAGTCAGGCTTAACACATGATGAAGCGATTCTGGAAGCTTTTAATAGAAAACAGGCAGGTAACCCCCTGCCCCAAAATGAGACGGATAGTTATGAAACAGTTTCGTGACGTAAGGAGGGGTAAGTTTGGCAGATCCGAAAGATTTTATGAATATACCAAGAGTAGAACAACCGGAAGAACATCCATCTGAGAGAATATCTCATTGGGATGAATATCAACAGTCTATGCCCCAGGAAGATGTCGAGGAACAGGCATCACGTTGCATGGATTGTGGCACTCCCTTTTGTCAAACGGGGATTGAGTGGAGTGGGGTTGCCTCCGGTTGTCCCTTATATAATGTGATTCCTGAATGGAATGAACTTGTATCACGAGGAAAGTGGCGAGAAGCCTTTGACCGTCTGATGAAGACGAATAACTTTCCGGAATTTACAGGCCGTGTTTGCCCGGCTCCATGTGAAGGAGCTTGTACTGCGGCACTCCCAACATCACCTGTCAATATTAAGACAATTGAACAAGCAATTGTTGACAAAGCTTATCAGGAAGGGTGGATTAAGCCGATGCCTCCTCATGAGAGAACGAGTAAGCAAGTAGCTGTTGTTGGCTCGGGTCCTGCTGGTTTAACGGCTGCCGATGAGTTGAATAAAGCTGGCCATCACGTGACTGTCTATGAGCGTGATGACCGTCTTGGCGGTTTGCTCATGTACGGTATCCCAAATATGAAACTGGATAAGAAATGGGTGAATCGGCGCATCGCCATTTTGGAGGATGAGGGCATTCGCTTTAAAACGGGTGTATCCATT
This genomic interval from Tuberibacillus sp. Marseille-P3662 contains the following:
- the gltB gene encoding glutamate synthase large subunit, with translation MQNNGMYRSDFEHDACGIGFIADINNQPSHETIIDGLHMLSRLNHRAGQNDDTGDGAGILVQIPDQFFRDHLPCHLPQAGDYAVGMVFMPQEQRLRETYETEINQIIKKSSLTLIEWRDVPVNNERISRKANEDCPSIKQVFVKKAFGMDQKQFERALYIIRRSVEKRCSDLYFCSFSSRTIVYKGMIKPERLKDFYLDLSHPSFASALALVHSRFSTNTFPTWERAHPNRSTVHNGEINTLRGNINWMKAREQQMSTDVFGDDLSELHPVIDNEGSDSAVFDNVLEFLTLSGRPMPHAALMMVPEPWERSDDVDPLMKNFYEYHSAFMEPWDGPMALAFTDGQQIGALLDRNGLRPGRYYLTNNDKIIFSSEFGVVDVPQSEVKTKGRIKPGELLVIDLEEKRIIPDTEYKQNLSTEQPYGAWLSQEKMTVDHEHEQEPDITPEELFKLQTAFGYTYEELMKGLKPMVTDSKDPLSSMGVDTPLAVLSEKPQLLYNYFKQWFAQVTNPPIDAIREESMTATLTWMGPQGNILQPEADHCRRVQLQQPVIGYDQIQQIAGLLKTDTVSLNFETDASIDYKDLMDRLFTQVDDCLEAGAEVLVLSDRGVNTNHAAIPALLASSAVHHYLIRQGIRTKVSLIIETAEARDVHQMAMLLGFGADAMYPYLGVATLHQLIDDGHIEGVSKADATQTYFSTLTTGIVKVMSKMGISTIQSYRGAQTFEAVGIGQDVIERYFTGTVSQLDGISLEDIFSDALRRHQQAFDDSAEATLDSGSDMQWRRGGEHHQLNPKTIHTLQQAARKNDYELYKQFSELANQESLVNIRDLLTLNSNRQPVPIDEVEPVEAITRRFKSGAMSYGALSQEAHEALAIAMNIIGGKSNSGEGGEDPERYELDDDGLDRKSAIKQVASGRFGVSSHYLSNANEIQIKMAQGAKPGEGGQLPSHKVYPWIAEVRGTTPGVGLISPPPHHDIYSIEDLAQLIHDLKRANPKARISVKLVAKSGVGTIAAGVAKGLADVILISGHDGGSGASPRSSIKHAGLPWELGLAETQQTLVLNGLRDRVTIETDGKMMTGRDVLIAASLGAEEYGFSTTPLIALGCVMMRACHLDTCPVGVATQNPELRKRMMGKPEHVVNYLQFIAQEIRELLAELGFRTLDELIGDTSVLAKKSKLDSHSKAKHLNLDPLLQPVDANLERRFAREQDHQLEHSFDYRHLLPDFQGLIAEQQPMMRHYEINNTDRAVGTVLGHHISSEHGADGLPEDTFQMSFTGSAGQSFAAFVPQGMSMSVDGDANDYLGKGLSGGKVMIRPDMNMHKPDDQVIAGNVAFFGATSGEAYIRGRAGERFCVRNSGAHAVVEGVGNHGCEYMTGGTVLVLGDIGKNFAAGMTGGQAYIIPDITDHDMADRINREMVAIETGLTDDEDAEIKAMLEEHLLYTGSPKARQMLSRWNKIKSMVLKVIPKDYQNMLRAITALKQSGLTHDEAILEAFNRKQAGNPLPQNETDSYETVS